Part of the Pyramidobacter piscolens W5455 genome is shown below.
TTTTTTGCCCATCTTGCCGAAACGCTTCCACAGCTCGCTCATCTGCTCGAACTGCTTCAGCAGCTGGTTGACCATCTGCACCGTGGTGCCCGATCCTTCGGCGATGCGGCGCCGGCGGCTGCCCTTGATGATCGCGGGATCGCGGCGCTCGGCCTTCGTCATCGACTGGATGATGGCTTTCATGCGCAGCAGGCGCTTGTCGTCGAGCGCTTCCGGCGGCAAGTCCTTCATCTTGCTGGTGACCGCGCCGGGCAGCATCTCCATCACCTTGTCGAGCGGGCCCATCTTTTCGACCTGGGCGAACTGCGCGAGCAGGTTGTCCATCGTGAAGCGCTGCTTTTTGAAGCTCTGCGCCATCTGCTGGATGTCGGTTTCGGTCGCGGCTTCCTTGATCTTTTCCACCAGACCGGCCATGTCGCCCATGCCCATGATGCGCTCGGCCATGCGGCGGGGATCGAACTGCTCGATGGCGTCGAGCCCTTCGCCGACGCCGGCGAACTTGACCGGCACGCCGGTGGCGGCCAGCACGGCCAAGGCCGCTCCGCCGCGGGCGTCGCCGTCGAGCTTGCTGAGCACGACGCCAGTGACGCCGAGGCGGTTGTTGAACGCTTCGGCCACGTTCAGGGCTTCCTGTCCCGACATGGCGTCGACGACCAGCAGGATCTCGTGCGGAGCGAGCGCCGCCTTCATGCGGTCGAGTTCGGCCATCATCTCTTCGTCGACGGCGAGGCGTCCGGCCGTGTCGAAGATGAGCACGTCGATCAGATGCGAAGCGGCGTAGGCGAGGGCGCGCTGTGACAGCGCGACGACGTCGCTTTCGCCGGCTTCGGGGCCGAAGAAGGCGACGCCGGCCTGGCCGGCCAGCACGCGCAGCTGATCCACTGCGGCGGGGCGGCGCAGGTCGCAGGCGACGAGCATGGGCTTGTGGCTCTTGCTCAGCTTTTTGGCGAGCTTGGCGCTGCTCGTCGTTTTGCCGCCGCCCTGCAGGCCGACCATCATCACCAGCGTCGGCGGCTGGGGCGAGATGTCGATGCCGCGGCTGCCTTCGCCCATGATGCGGGCGATTTCTTCGTAGACGACGGCGGAGACTTGCTGGGCGGGCATGATGGAACCGAGCACGTCGGCGCCGACGGCGCGGACGCGGATCTTTTCGACCAGGTCCTTAACGACTTTGTAGTTGACGTCGGCTTCGAGAAGGGCGCGGCGAACTTCGCGCAGGGCCTGCTGAACGTCTTCTTCCGTCAGCTTGCCGCGGCCGCGCAGGCCGCTGAAAATGCGTTCCAGTCGTTCTTTGAGCGCGTCAAACATGGTTCATCGTCCTTCCTTCGCACGCCTCGACGATGGCCGCGGCGTGCCGCTGAGGATTTTCGCCGTCGCGGATGGCGCGGGCCTCGGCTTCGATGCGGCGAAAGCGTTCGCCGCAGCCGAGCAGCGTCTCGATCTCGTCGAGGCGGTCGCGCGCCCGCTGCAGCTGGTCGGAGACGCCCTGACGGCTGATCCCCAACTCGTCGGCGATCTCCGAGAGCGACAGGTCGTCGAGCTCGTGCATTTCGTAAACGCGGCGCTGCCGTTCCGTGAGCAGGGGACCGTAGAGATCGTACAGCCGCGAAAGCTGAACGCGGCGTTCCAGCGCTTCGTTCTCGCTCACTCTGCCCTCACTCCCTTCACGACGCGAGCATTATAAGCGATCGCGGCGAGGGTGTCAAGATGTTTTGCTTGACCCATGATGCCTCTGAAAAGAAAAATGCGCTCGCTCTCCCCGTTTTCTTCCAATGCGGTCTTGTCCGACATGATTTTGGCGGTTGCCGAGAGGCGAAATTTGCTTTTCGCATTTCAACGGATGAAAAAATTCTCTTTTTCTGCTGGGGCTGGTATGATAAAATAAGCTCGGTTCTATTTTTAATCTTTTTTTGTTTCGCGTTTGAATATGGAAGGACGAATGTATTTGCGCCATGGGCCGAGGCAGAGTGATCGCTTCGTCAAGCCCGAATTGGAGGAGAAAATGAAGACTGAAACGACGATGAATGAGACTGCGCGAGATAACTGCCGTCATCTTGCGGCTGACATGGAGAAACATCTGGTCCGGCGGGGGCACGTTCCCTTTTACGCCGCGACTGCGTCGGAAGCGCTGGGAAAGATCCTGTCCCTGATTCCCGCCGGCGCCAGCGTGGGGATTCCCGGTTCCGCAACGATCCGCGAGATCGGCGCCGTCGAGGCGCTGCGGGAGCGGGGGCACAAAGTGGTGCAGCACTGGGATCCGAAGGCGACGGCGGCAGAAAAGCTGGAGGCGCGTTTTGAGGAAGCGCAGTGCGACGTCTTTCTCGCCAGTTCCAACGCCATCACCAAGGACGGCGTGCTCGTCAACGTCGACGGCGCCGGCAATCGCGTGGCGGCCATGTGCTGGAGCCGCGGCGACAGGATCTACGTCGTCGGCATGAACAAGGTTTGTCCCGACGTGGCGGGCGCCCTCGCGCGCGTGCGGAACCTCGCGGCCCCCATCAACGCGCAAAGGCTGTCGCGTCCCGGCCATAACGTCGCTCCTGACAGTATCTGCCGGGCTGTGCTGATTACGGAGCAGGCGCCGACCATGCCTGACGGCAAGAAGTCCTACGTGGTTCTCGTAGGCGAAGAACTGGGGTATTGAGAATGGCAGATCAGAATATTTCGCTTGTCATTGCCGGCGGCGAGATCTCCATGGGGCTGGCCGACGGCATCGTCACCTCGCAGCAGCCGGTTTCGGCGGAGACGATCCAATCGTGGATCTGGCCCGAACTGGCGGAATCGGTGCGCCTGGTGGACTGGAGTCATCAGCCCAGCAGTCATTATTCGGTGCGCATGACGGCCGACCTCGTCGAACTGCTGAGCCAGCAGGTCGAAGCGGGCGCTCATGCCGTCGTCGTCTTTTGCGGTTCCGATGCCGTAGAGGAAATGGCTTATCTGGCCGACTTGCTCTGGGTGTATCCGCAGCCGCTGATATTTGCCGCGACTCATGCGCCGGCGGGCGTCCCCGGCAGCGACGCGCTGACCGTGCTGAACGAGGCGTTGCTCACCGCCCTGTCGCGCGAAGCGTGGGGACAGGGCGTGCTGGTCTGCGCCGGGGGGCAACTTTTTGCGGCTTCCGATATCGTTGAATACGCCGACTACGGTCGTCTCGGTTTCGCGGGCAATTTCCGCGGCGCCATCGGCGCCATTGTCGCCGGCAAGGTCCATCTCTGGCAGGCCCCCAAGCGCAGCAAAATTTTTGACGCGCCGTTCACGCCGGCCCGCAACGTGGAGCTGCTCTACGCCTCGCTGGGCGCCGGGGAACGTTTTTTGCAGCTGCTCACCGGCGACGAGGGCAATCCCATCGACGGCCTTGTCATCGCCGGTTTCGGCGGCGGCCATGTTTATCCCGCCTGGGTCCCTTACCTGAAGGCTCTTGTGCGCGACGGCGTTCCCGTGGTGGTCGTGTCGCGCTGCCTGCGGGGCTGTGTGATGGAGGATTCTTCTTTTGAAGGAGCCTTCCTGAAGTTGAAGGAGTTCGGCGTCATGAACGGCGGGTTCCTTTCGCCCTTGCAGGCGCGTCTCAAGTTGGCCGTCGGCATTGGCGCAAACCTGAAGAGCGAAGAGCTGCAAAAATATCTGTTGGACCAGTAACGAAAAATGATGTTTGCCCTCGAGAAAACAGCGGGACGAAAAAAGGCGTCGGAAGAAAAATCTTCCGGCGCTTTTTTCGTCCCGCTGTCGGGGGGAGCGAATAGCCCCTTGCCATTCAATATTTTGTGCTGTTTCTTAGTTAAAGCGCCTGACAATCCATTCCCTTTTTTCGGCTTTTCGCGGACAAGGAGCAAGCACGGCTTCTTCCCGCTCATAGGGCATGTTCCGACGGTTCCCAAGGTAATGGCATTCCAGCGTATATTATTAAGAGACCGCGATGGATAAACTGCGAGATGATCTTGCTGACGTTCGTGAAGCGGTATTCCGTGACGGCGCTGGTTTCTTTCGGCTTTTCCCCTTCGGCGCACGATGGCTTGTCGGAAAATCAGTACAACTCCCCGATCTCGCTTTCGACGGCTTCGATCAGAGCGCCGCTGCGGACGAAGTCGATGGATTTGGTCATGAGCGGGTGGATGAAGCGGTCTTTTTCGAGGAAGGGGATCTGCGTGCGGAAGGCTTCCCAGGCGGCTTCCGTGCCGCGGCCGAGCCCGAGCGGGCGCGAGAAATCGACGCCCTGGCAGGCGGCCATGGCTTCGATGCCGAGGATCTTTTCCACGTTGCGCAGCACGCGCGTCGCCTTGAGCGAGGCCCAATAGCCCATGGAAACGTGATCTTCCTGGTTGGCGGAAGTGGGGATGGAGTCGACGCAGGCGGGGTGAGTCAGCGTTTTGTTCTCCGAAGCCACGGCGGCCTGGGTGTACTGGGTGATCATGAAGCCGCTGTTGACGCCGCTGTCGTCGATCAGGAAGGGCGGCAGGCCGTTGGAGAGGCTTTTGTCGACCATGCGGGCGCTGCGGCGCTCGGAGACGCTGCCGAACTCGGACACGGCGATGGCGAAGAAATCCATGGCGAGCGCGATGGGCTGGCCGTGGAAGTTGCCGCCGCTGAGCGCCGCCTCGTCGTCGGGGAAAATGAGCGGATTGTCGGTGACGGAGTTCATCTCGATCTCGATCTTCGACTTCACGTAATCGAGCGCGTCGCGGCTGGCGCCGTGCACCTGGGGCATGCAGCGCAGCGAATAGGCGTCCTGTACGCGAGCGCCCTTGTACTTGTCGATGATCTGGCTGCCTTCGATGAGGCGGCGGATATTCTGCGCCACGGCGATCTGGCCGCTGTGGGGGCGCAGCGCGTGGGTGCGCGCGTCGAAAGCGTAGGGAACGCCGTGAAGCGCTTCCAGCGACAGGGCGCCGATGATGTCGGCGTTCTTTTCGAGTTTCAGCGCGTCGTACAGCGCCAGCGCGCCGAGTCCGGTGAGCGCCGCGGTGCCGTTGTTGAGAGCCAGCCCTTCCTTGGGATGCAGAGCGACGGGTTTGAGCCCCGTCAACTTCATGGCTTCGAGCGCGGTCATGCGCCGGCCCTGATGGAACACGTCGCCCTCGCCGAGCATGGCGGCGGCGATGTGCGAGAGCGGGCAGAGGTCGCCCGACGCGCCGACGGATCCCTGCTCGGGCACCACGGGCGCGATGCCGAGGTTGAGGAAGTTGACCAGCTGCGACAGCGTTTCCAGCGTGATGCCGGAATGTCCGCAAAGCAGGCCGTTGAGGCGCAGCAACATGATGGCGCGCACCACGTCGACGGGCAGCGGTTCGCCGACGCCGACGGCGTGGCTGCGGATCAGGTTTTCCTGAAGCAGGCGGGTGCGGGCGGAATCGACCTTGACGGTGGCGAGATCGCCGAATCCCGTCGTCACGCCGTAGACGATGCGGTTGCCGGCGACCCAGTTCTCGATCAGAGAGGAAGCCCGGTTGATCAGGCCGACGGCCTCTTCGGAAAGCTTCAC
Proteins encoded:
- a CDS encoding lactate utilization protein; protein product: MKTETTMNETARDNCRHLAADMEKHLVRRGHVPFYAATASEALGKILSLIPAGASVGIPGSATIREIGAVEALRERGHKVVQHWDPKATAAEKLEARFEEAQCDVFLASSNAITKDGVLVNVDGAGNRVAAMCWSRGDRIYVVGMNKVCPDVAGALARVRNLAAPINAQRLSRPGHNVAPDSICRAVLITEQAPTMPDGKKSYVVLVGEELGY
- the hutH gene encoding histidine ammonia-lyase, producing the protein MNRANPVVLTGRNLTLEQLINVSRCGAPVKLSEEAVGLINRASSLIENWVAGNRIVYGVTTGFGDLATVKVDSARTRLLQENLIRSHAVGVGEPLPVDVVRAIMLLRLNGLLCGHSGITLETLSQLVNFLNLGIAPVVPEQGSVGASGDLCPLSHIAAAMLGEGDVFHQGRRMTALEAMKLTGLKPVALHPKEGLALNNGTAALTGLGALALYDALKLEKNADIIGALSLEALHGVPYAFDARTHALRPHSGQIAVAQNIRRLIEGSQIIDKYKGARVQDAYSLRCMPQVHGASRDALDYVKSKIEIEMNSVTDNPLIFPDDEAALSGGNFHGQPIALAMDFFAIAVSEFGSVSERRSARMVDKSLSNGLPPFLIDDSGVNSGFMITQYTQAAVASENKTLTHPACVDSIPTSANQEDHVSMGYWASLKATRVLRNVEKILGIEAMAACQGVDFSRPLGLGRGTEAAWEAFRTQIPFLEKDRFIHPLMTKSIDFVRSGALIEAVESEIGELY
- a CDS encoding asparaginase — its product is MADQNISLVIAGGEISMGLADGIVTSQQPVSAETIQSWIWPELAESVRLVDWSHQPSSHYSVRMTADLVELLSQQVEAGAHAVVVFCGSDAVEEMAYLADLLWVYPQPLIFAATHAPAGVPGSDALTVLNEALLTALSREAWGQGVLVCAGGQLFAASDIVEYADYGRLGFAGNFRGAIGAIVAGKVHLWQAPKRSKIFDAPFTPARNVELLYASLGAGERFLQLLTGDEGNPIDGLVIAGFGGGHVYPAWVPYLKALVRDGVPVVVVSRCLRGCVMEDSSFEGAFLKLKEFGVMNGGFLSPLQARLKLAVGIGANLKSEELQKYLLDQ
- a CDS encoding sigma-70 family RNA polymerase sigma factor, with the translated sequence MSENEALERRVQLSRLYDLYGPLLTERQRRVYEMHELDDLSLSEIADELGISRQGVSDQLQRARDRLDEIETLLGCGERFRRIEAEARAIRDGENPQRHAAAIVEACEGRTMNHV
- the ffh gene encoding signal recognition particle protein yields the protein MFDALKERLERIFSGLRGRGKLTEEDVQQALREVRRALLEADVNYKVVKDLVEKIRVRAVGADVLGSIMPAQQVSAVVYEEIARIMGEGSRGIDISPQPPTLVMMVGLQGGGKTTSSAKLAKKLSKSHKPMLVACDLRRPAAVDQLRVLAGQAGVAFFGPEAGESDVVALSQRALAYAASHLIDVLIFDTAGRLAVDEEMMAELDRMKAALAPHEILLVVDAMSGQEALNVAEAFNNRLGVTGVVLSKLDGDARGGAALAVLAATGVPVKFAGVGEGLDAIEQFDPRRMAERIMGMGDMAGLVEKIKEAATETDIQQMAQSFKKQRFTMDNLLAQFAQVEKMGPLDKVMEMLPGAVTSKMKDLPPEALDDKRLLRMKAIIQSMTKAERRDPAIIKGSRRRRIAEGSGTTVQMVNQLLKQFEQMSELWKRFGKMGKK